The Maridesulfovibrio bastinii DSM 16055 region AGTGAATCGCCGAGTGCGGCTCCGCGCCCGTGACCGATGTGCAGAGGTCCGGTAGGGTTGGCTGAAACATACTCAACCTGAACTTTACGTCCGTTACCCATATCCGATTTACCAAAATCAATTCCCTTCTCCAGAACTTCAGGCACCATATCCTGCCAGAAAGACGGAGAAAAAGTGAAATTCAAAAATCCCGGGCCGGCAATATCAATCTTCTCAATATATTTGTCATCACCGATGGCACTTTTCAGATCTTCGGCGATTGCTCGCGGATTCATCTTTGCCTGCTTTGACAGCATCATGGCGATGTTGGCGGACATATCTCCGAATTGTTTGTCCCTTGGTGGTTCCAGCACGGCTTTTTCAGGCCACTGCCATCCTTTTTCTTCAAGGACTGCGCCAAGTATTTTTTCAAGATGAAGTTTAGCTTTCATTGCGGGTTTCGTATCTCCTTAACATTATTATGAGATCATGCCGTGCGATGACAAAACATTATTGCCTTTCCAAGTTTAAGCCGGGAAACGGAATTATGCCAGAACAATAGATTTGAAGCTGAAGATTCTGTCGTCTCAAGGCAATCTGCATCAAGATACAGTTGCCGGGCTGATCCGGTCTCTCGCTTTATCATCTTTCTTTACGGCTTCCAAGTCCGGTATAACCACTGTAAAACAATGATTGCTACTTTTCCAACCCGGCAAAAAATGTCACTGTATAAATACAGTTTGAATCTATATTTAACACAGCACTTAATTATAGTGCATTAAAATATGGACTTTAAAACTGAATAGGAAATCAAGGTCATCCAGCTATGAACAGAACTATCGCCCTTCTTACAGATTTCGGTCTGACCGATCCTTATGTAGGCCAGATGAAAGGAGTCCTTGCCAAACATGCTCCAAACTCACCGGTAATAGACCTGAGCCACGGGGTTGAACCGTTCTGCATCACTCAGGGAGCATTCTACCTGTGGTCCGCCCTGAATCATTTTCCTCAGGATACAGTTTTTGTTGCTGTAATTGATCCCGGAGTCGGAACAAACAGACGCATAATAGGTTGTGAACTTGGTTCACGAGTCATAATTGCCCCTGACAACGGGCTGGTCGAACTAGCTGAATATCTCAGTCCGGAAGCCATGATAGTTACAGATTTAAGCTCATTGGCTGCCAGAAAAGCCGCCAGTGCTACATTTCACGGAAGAGATATTTTCGCTCCCATCGCCGCGGCAGTATCAACCGGAGAACAACTTTCACTGATGGGCTCAAAGCTCCCTTTAAGAGATGTTGCCCGCACCGGTATCAGCCGCCCTGTATGGATGGAAAACGGAGTGGAAGCAATAGTCCTGCATCGTGACCGCTTTGGTAACCTGATCCTTAATATCAGAGATAATCACGTCCTGCCGGAACGGGTTGTACTCCCTGAAAATCCGCCACGCTATCCTGATAGCAGAATAGTCCGCAGGGCCGCCTGCTACGCAGAACTTCAACCCAGAACAACAGGGCTTATCATAGGCAGTCAGGGATTTTATGAACTGGCAGTCAATAAAGGCTCCGCAGCTCAGGAACTGAGCCTCGGCCCCGGAGACAGTGTAACATTCACATGGTAAAAATGATCAGACAGCAACTTAAAAATTTCATAACAACCCTGAGCTTTATGACCCGCCTTGCTCCACCACGCATGGTAGAGCCGGATGAACTTGCCGCAACAGTAGCATGGATGCCGCTCACAGGCGCTGTCATGGGCTTTATTATCTGTATTCCGTTTGCCT contains the following coding sequences:
- a CDS encoding SAM hydrolase/SAM-dependent halogenase family protein, whose protein sequence is MNRTIALLTDFGLTDPYVGQMKGVLAKHAPNSPVIDLSHGVEPFCITQGAFYLWSALNHFPQDTVFVAVIDPGVGTNRRIIGCELGSRVIIAPDNGLVELAEYLSPEAMIVTDLSSLAARKAASATFHGRDIFAPIAAAVSTGEQLSLMGSKLPLRDVARTGISRPVWMENGVEAIVLHRDRFGNLILNIRDNHVLPERVVLPENPPRYPDSRIVRRAACYAELQPRTTGLIIGSQGFYELAVNKGSAAQELSLGPGDSVTFTW